The following coding sequences lie in one Streptomyces xiamenensis genomic window:
- a CDS encoding nucleobase:cation symporter-2 family protein — protein MARAWEKDQVHPVDEVPRPTRLVAFGLQHVLAMYAGAVAVPLIVGGALGLSPAELAYLITADLLICGVATLVQCVGWWRFGARLPIMQGCTFAAVTPMVLIGQDGGLPAIYGSVIVCGIAIMLLAPVFGRLLRFFPPLVTGTVILVIGLSLLPVAGNWAAGGAGAEDFGDPRHLGLAGGVLAVTLLLQRFGPGLLGRVAVLGGIAVGMGVAVPFGLADFSGVGEADWLGVSTPFHFGAPEFQLAAIVSMLVVALVTMTETTGDLIAVGELTGRRPDPRRLADGLRADGLSTVLGGVFNTFPYTAYAQNVGLVALTRVRSRWVVAAAGAMLVVLGLLPKLGAVVAAIPAPVLGGAGLVMFGTVAASGLRTLAGVDFGGERGGHALTVVAVSVAVGLLPVGVPGVYDGFPHWFQTIMDSGISAGCLTAIVLNLLFLHGRQPQPAEAPPPTGTAPASTTGTVPTPPPDDAATAPRGPAA, from the coding sequence ATGGCCAGAGCTTGGGAGAAAGATCAGGTCCATCCCGTCGACGAGGTCCCGCGCCCCACCCGCCTGGTGGCGTTCGGACTGCAACACGTGCTCGCCATGTACGCGGGCGCCGTGGCCGTTCCGCTGATCGTCGGCGGGGCCCTGGGGCTCTCACCCGCCGAGCTGGCGTACCTCATCACCGCCGACCTGCTGATCTGCGGTGTCGCCACCCTCGTCCAGTGCGTCGGCTGGTGGCGGTTCGGGGCCCGGCTGCCCATCATGCAGGGCTGCACGTTCGCCGCCGTCACCCCGATGGTGCTCATCGGCCAGGACGGCGGACTGCCCGCCATCTACGGCTCGGTGATCGTGTGCGGCATCGCCATCATGCTGCTCGCGCCGGTCTTCGGCCGGCTGCTGCGGTTCTTCCCGCCCCTGGTGACCGGCACGGTCATCCTCGTCATCGGGCTCAGCCTGCTGCCCGTGGCCGGGAACTGGGCGGCCGGCGGGGCCGGGGCCGAGGACTTCGGCGACCCGCGCCATCTGGGCCTGGCCGGCGGCGTCCTGGCGGTGACGCTGCTCCTGCAGCGGTTCGGCCCCGGGCTGCTGGGCCGGGTCGCCGTGCTGGGCGGCATCGCCGTGGGCATGGGCGTCGCCGTGCCGTTCGGCCTCGCCGACTTCTCCGGGGTCGGCGAGGCCGACTGGCTCGGGGTCAGCACCCCGTTCCACTTCGGCGCCCCCGAGTTCCAGCTGGCCGCCATCGTCTCCATGCTGGTGGTCGCCCTGGTGACCATGACCGAGACCACCGGCGACCTGATCGCCGTCGGTGAGCTGACGGGCCGCAGGCCCGACCCGCGCCGGCTGGCCGACGGGCTGCGGGCCGACGGCCTGTCCACCGTGCTCGGCGGCGTCTTCAACACCTTCCCCTACACCGCCTACGCCCAGAACGTGGGCCTGGTCGCGCTCACCCGGGTCCGCAGCCGCTGGGTGGTCGCGGCGGCCGGCGCCATGCTGGTGGTGCTCGGGCTGCTGCCCAAACTGGGCGCCGTCGTCGCCGCCATCCCGGCGCCGGTGCTGGGCGGCGCGGGCCTGGTGATGTTCGGGACGGTCGCGGCGAGCGGACTGCGCACCCTGGCGGGTGTCGACTTCGGCGGGGAACGCGGCGGGCACGCGCTGACCGTGGTCGCCGTCTCGGTGGCCGTCGGCCTGCTGCCGGTCGGGGTGCCCGGCGTCTACGACGGGTTCCCGCACTGGTTCCAGACCATCATGGACAGCGGCATCAGCGCCGGATGCCTCACGGCGATCGTGCTCAACCTGCTGTTCCTGCACGGCCGGCAGCCACAGCCGGCCGAGGCGCCGCCGCCGACCGGGACCGCACCCGCGTCCACGACCGGCACCGTGCCGACGCCGCCGCCCGACGACGCCGCGACGGCACCACGCGGCCCCGCGGCGTAA
- a CDS encoding pirin family protein, with protein MGDERVRVQRGADRHRGGEPGEGIDSRYAFSFGGHYDPDNVRFGPLLACNEERLAPGSGFGEHPHRDVELVSWVLAGTLTHQDAAGRTVTLGPGDLQHQSAGAGIRHAERNAGPAPLRFLQMWLEPGTAGGEPRYTVLRSVPLDEPYEVPGAGARLRVCRPAAGAGLALPPAPRVYLVVTAGSVRLGDTVCEASDAARITDAAGLTAEAGPAGAEVLIWEFDGGHGAP; from the coding sequence ATGGGTGACGAACGGGTGCGAGTGCAGCGCGGTGCCGACCGCCACCGGGGCGGGGAACCGGGGGAGGGGATCGACAGCCGGTACGCGTTCTCCTTCGGCGGCCACTACGACCCGGACAACGTACGGTTCGGGCCGCTGCTCGCCTGCAACGAGGAGCGGCTGGCGCCCGGCAGCGGCTTCGGCGAGCACCCGCACCGGGACGTGGAACTGGTGAGCTGGGTGCTGGCGGGCACGCTGACGCACCAGGACGCGGCCGGCCGGACGGTCACGCTGGGCCCGGGGGACCTCCAGCACCAGTCGGCGGGCGCCGGCATCCGGCACGCCGAGCGCAACGCGGGCCCGGCGCCGCTGCGTTTCCTGCAGATGTGGCTGGAACCCGGCACGGCGGGCGGCGAGCCCCGGTACACGGTGCTGCGGTCGGTGCCGCTCGACGAGCCGTACGAGGTGCCGGGTGCGGGTGCCCGGCTGCGGGTGTGCCGCCCGGCGGCGGGCGCGGGGCTCGCCCTGCCGCCGGCGCCCCGGGTGTATCTGGTGGTGACGGCGGGGTCGGTTCGGCTGGGCGACACCGTGTGCGAGGCGTCCGACGCGGCCCGGATCACGGACGCCGCCGGGCTGACGGCGGAGGCGGGGCCGGCGGGGGCCGAGGTGCTGATCTGGGAGTTCGACGGCGGTCACGGGGCGCCCTGA
- a CDS encoding PucR family transcriptional regulator has translation MRQAGPVSDADQSHPHAATVRRLEQSSGKLAAAAITRMDQQLPWYRAMPPENRSWIGLVAQAGIAAFTEWFRHPETPQAISTDVFGTAPRELTRAITLRQTVEMVRTTIEVVETAVDEIAAPGQEEVLRSALLVYAREIAFATAQVYAQAAEARGAWDARLESLVVNAVVSGEADEGDLSRAAALGWSSPDHVTVLLGSAPNGDSELTVEAIRRAARYAKLQVLTGVLGKRLVVITGGSDDPLAAAKSLIGPFASGPVVAGPVVGDLRAATRSAQAAAAGLRACAAWPDAPRPVLADDLLPERAMAGDPVARTLLVEEIYRPLQQSGAALLETLSVYLEQASSLEGAARMLFVHPNTVRYRLRRVTDVTGWPPSDVRSAFTLRIALMLGRLADGEHRV, from the coding sequence ATGAGGCAGGCTGGACCCGTGTCCGATGCCGATCAGAGTCACCCGCATGCCGCCACCGTCCGCCGCCTCGAACAATCCTCCGGGAAGCTGGCGGCGGCCGCGATCACCAGGATGGATCAGCAGCTTCCCTGGTACCGCGCGATGCCGCCGGAGAACCGGTCCTGGATCGGCCTGGTCGCCCAGGCCGGTATCGCGGCGTTCACGGAGTGGTTCCGGCATCCCGAGACCCCGCAGGCCATCAGCACCGACGTGTTCGGCACCGCGCCGCGCGAGCTGACCCGGGCGATCACGCTGCGGCAGACCGTCGAGATGGTCCGCACCACCATCGAGGTGGTCGAGACCGCCGTCGACGAGATCGCCGCCCCCGGCCAGGAAGAGGTGCTGCGGAGCGCCCTGCTGGTCTACGCCCGGGAGATCGCCTTCGCCACCGCCCAGGTGTACGCGCAGGCCGCGGAGGCGCGCGGCGCCTGGGACGCCCGGCTCGAATCCCTGGTCGTCAACGCCGTGGTGTCCGGGGAAGCCGATGAGGGTGATCTTTCCCGGGCGGCGGCGCTGGGCTGGTCCTCGCCCGACCATGTGACGGTGCTGCTGGGCAGCGCGCCCAACGGGGACAGCGAACTGACGGTGGAGGCGATCCGGCGGGCCGCCCGCTATGCCAAGCTCCAGGTGCTGACCGGGGTGCTGGGCAAGCGCCTGGTCGTCATCACCGGCGGCAGCGACGATCCGCTGGCCGCCGCGAAGTCGCTGATCGGCCCCTTCGCCTCGGGCCCTGTGGTGGCCGGTCCGGTGGTCGGGGACCTGCGGGCGGCCACCCGCTCCGCGCAGGCCGCCGCCGCCGGGCTCCGGGCGTGCGCCGCCTGGCCGGACGCCCCGCGCCCCGTCCTGGCAGACGATCTGCTGCCGGAGCGCGCCATGGCGGGCGATCCGGTGGCCAGGACGCTTCTGGTGGAGGAGATCTACAGACCGCTCCAGCAGTCGGGGGCCGCGCTGCTGGAGACGCTGAGCGTGTATCTGGAGCAGGCCAGCTCGCTGGAGGGTGCGGCCAGAATGCTCTTTGTTCACCCCAACACCGTCCGCTACCGCCTGCGACGTGTGACCGACGTCACCGGCTGGCCGCCGTCCGATGTCCGATCGGCCTTTACGCTGCGCATCGCGCTGATGCTCGGACGGCTCGCCGACGGGGAGCACCGGGTGTGA
- a CDS encoding ACP S-malonyltransferase: MFVLVAPGQGAQAPGFLRPWLDVPGAADRLTAWSDAIGLDLVHYGTDADADEIRDTAVAQPLLVAGSLLSARALLGDTPYTGVTAGHSVGELAAAAIAGVLSDEEAMTLVRKRGLAMAEAAAVTETGMSAVLGGDPEEVAAKLDALGLTPANNNGGGQIVAAGTLEQLAALAADKPAKARVIPLKVAGAFHTEHMASAVAAMDEAARDVSVADPAPGIQYVSNADGEIVTSGKEIVRRLVAQVSSPVRWDLCTETFRRLEATALVELCPGGTLAGLAKRNLKGVAQLAIKTPEQLPEARDLLAAAAGAAGTGSGASAAGASSE; encoded by the coding sequence GTGTTCGTACTCGTAGCTCCCGGCCAAGGCGCACAGGCGCCCGGCTTCTTGCGCCCCTGGCTCGATGTCCCCGGTGCCGCCGACCGGCTGACGGCATGGTCGGACGCCATCGGCCTCGACCTGGTCCACTACGGCACGGACGCGGACGCGGACGAGATCCGCGACACGGCGGTGGCTCAGCCGCTGCTGGTCGCCGGTTCCCTGCTGTCCGCCCGCGCACTGCTGGGGGACACCCCGTACACCGGTGTCACGGCCGGCCACAGCGTCGGTGAGCTGGCGGCCGCGGCGATCGCCGGGGTGCTGAGCGACGAGGAGGCCATGACGCTGGTCCGCAAGCGCGGTCTGGCGATGGCCGAGGCGGCGGCCGTCACCGAGACCGGGATGTCGGCCGTGCTCGGCGGCGACCCGGAGGAGGTCGCGGCGAAGCTGGACGCGCTCGGCCTGACCCCGGCCAACAACAACGGCGGCGGCCAGATCGTGGCCGCCGGTACCCTGGAGCAGTTGGCGGCGCTGGCCGCCGACAAGCCGGCGAAGGCGCGGGTCATCCCCCTGAAGGTGGCCGGTGCCTTCCACACCGAGCACATGGCGTCCGCCGTGGCCGCCATGGACGAGGCGGCCCGGGACGTCAGCGTCGCCGACCCGGCCCCGGGGATCCAGTACGTGTCGAACGCCGACGGTGAGATCGTCACCAGCGGCAAGGAGATCGTCCGGCGCCTGGTCGCGCAGGTCTCCAGCCCGGTCCGCTGGGACCTGTGCACCGAGACCTTCCGGCGCCTGGAGGCGACCGCGCTGGTGGAGCTGTGCCCCGGCGGCACACTCGCGGGTCTGGCCAAGCGCAACCTCAAGGGTGTCGCCCAGCTGGCGATCAAGACCCCTGAGCAGCTGCCGGAGGCCCGCGACCTGCTCGCCGCGGCCGCGGGCGCGGCCGGCACCGGTTCCGGTGCCTCCGCCGCCGGCGCATCAAGCGAATAA
- a CDS encoding ketoacyl-ACP synthase III, with translation MTATISPGTGAPHARILGVGGYRPARVVPNEEILKHIDSSDEWIRSRSGIVSRHWAGEDETVASMSLDAAGKAIADAGITADQVGAVVVATVTHFMQTPSVATEIAHKLGTGNAAAFDISAACAGFGYGLAVGKGLIVSGSARYVVVIGVERLSDLTDKEDRSTAFLFGDGAGAVVLGPSEEPAMGPTVWGSEGDKSDVIAQTVPWDRFRIGDLSELPVDSQGEVKFPALRQEGQTVFRWAVFEMAKVAQQALDAAGITADDLDVFIPHQANMRIIDSMVKTLKLPEHVAIARDIETTGNTSAASIPLAMERMLATGQAKSGDTALVIGFGAGLVYAATVVTLP, from the coding sequence ATGACCGCCACCATCAGTCCCGGCACGGGCGCGCCGCACGCGCGCATCCTCGGCGTCGGCGGCTACCGCCCGGCCCGCGTCGTACCGAACGAAGAGATCCTCAAGCACATCGACTCCTCCGACGAGTGGATCCGCTCGCGTTCGGGCATCGTCTCCCGGCACTGGGCGGGCGAGGACGAGACGGTCGCCTCGATGTCGCTGGACGCCGCGGGCAAGGCCATCGCGGATGCCGGGATCACCGCCGACCAGGTCGGCGCGGTGGTGGTGGCCACCGTCACCCACTTCATGCAGACCCCCTCCGTGGCGACCGAGATCGCCCACAAGCTGGGCACCGGCAACGCCGCCGCGTTCGACATCTCCGCCGCCTGCGCCGGGTTCGGCTACGGCCTGGCGGTCGGCAAGGGCCTGATCGTCTCCGGCAGCGCGCGGTACGTCGTGGTGATCGGTGTGGAGCGGCTGTCCGACCTCACCGACAAGGAGGACCGTTCGACGGCCTTCCTGTTCGGGGACGGCGCGGGCGCGGTCGTGCTCGGCCCCTCCGAGGAGCCCGCGATGGGCCCCACCGTGTGGGGTTCGGAGGGCGACAAGTCGGACGTCATCGCGCAGACCGTGCCGTGGGACCGGTTCCGCATCGGTGACCTGAGCGAACTGCCGGTGGACTCGCAGGGCGAGGTGAAGTTCCCCGCGCTGCGCCAGGAGGGTCAGACGGTCTTCCGCTGGGCGGTGTTCGAGATGGCGAAGGTGGCCCAGCAGGCGCTGGACGCCGCCGGGATCACCGCCGATGACCTGGACGTCTTCATCCCGCACCAGGCCAACATGCGGATCATCGACTCGATGGTGAAGACCTTGAAGCTGCCGGAGCACGTCGCGATCGCCCGCGACATCGAAACCACCGGCAACACCTCGGCCGCCTCCATTCCGCTCGCGATGGAGCGGATGCTGGCGACCGGTCAGGCGAAGAGCGGGGACACCGCTCTCGTCATCGGCTTCGGGGCGGGTCTCGTGTACGCCGCGACGGTCGTTACTCTCCCCTAA
- a CDS encoding acyl carrier protein: MAATKEEIIAGLGEIVNEIAGIPEEDVLEDKSFTDDLDVDSLSMVEVVVAAEERFDVKIPDDDVKGLKTVGDAANYILTHQS; this comes from the coding sequence ATGGCTGCCACCAAGGAAGAGATCATCGCTGGTCTCGGTGAGATCGTGAACGAGATCGCCGGGATCCCCGAGGAGGACGTGCTCGAGGACAAGTCGTTCACCGACGACCTCGACGTCGACTCGCTGTCCATGGTCGAGGTTGTCGTGGCCGCCGAAGAGCGCTTCGACGTCAAGATCCCGGACGACGACGTCAAGGGCCTGAAGACCGTTGGTGACGCTGCCAACTACATCCTCACGCACCAGAGCTGA
- a CDS encoding beta-ketoacyl-[acyl-carrier-protein] synthase family protein, translating into MNATNRTVVVTGIGATTPLGGDSASTWEALLAGKSGARPLEQEWAADLPVRFAATVAVDPSEVLPRPLARRLDRSAQLALIATREAWADAGFTGKAGEDESGVIPERLGAVVASGIGGVITLLDQYDVLKEKGARRVSPHTVPMLMPNSPTANVGLEIGARAGVHAPVSACASGSEAVGYAVEMIRSGRADVVVAGGTEACVHPLPIAAFASMMAMSKNNEDPQSASRPYDTARDGFVMGEGSGVVVLESAEHAERRGARVYCEVIGQGLSADSHHIAQPEPTGRGIAAALEHLQETTDFDPKELAHVNAHATSTPQGDVAEIKAMRKVLGEDLDHAAISATKSMTGHLLGGAGGVETVATVLALHNRLAPATLNLDEVDPEVADADIVRGAPRELPQGRIAALNNSFGFGGHNVVLALRSN; encoded by the coding sequence GTGAACGCGACCAATCGAACGGTGGTTGTCACCGGCATCGGCGCAACCACACCGCTGGGTGGCGACAGCGCGTCAACATGGGAGGCGCTGCTCGCCGGGAAGTCCGGCGCGCGCCCCCTGGAGCAGGAGTGGGCGGCGGATCTGCCCGTGCGGTTCGCGGCGACGGTTGCCGTGGACCCGTCCGAGGTGCTGCCCCGCCCGCTCGCCCGGCGTCTTGACCGCTCGGCGCAGCTCGCGCTGATCGCCACCCGTGAGGCGTGGGCGGACGCGGGCTTCACCGGCAAGGCCGGCGAGGACGAGTCCGGGGTGATCCCCGAGCGCCTCGGCGCGGTGGTGGCCTCCGGCATCGGCGGTGTCATCACGCTGCTCGACCAGTACGACGTCCTGAAGGAGAAGGGCGCGCGGCGGGTCTCCCCGCACACCGTGCCCATGCTCATGCCGAACAGCCCGACCGCGAACGTCGGTCTGGAGATCGGTGCCCGGGCGGGGGTGCACGCGCCGGTGAGCGCCTGCGCGTCCGGTTCGGAGGCGGTGGGTTACGCGGTGGAGATGATCCGCAGCGGGCGCGCCGACGTGGTGGTCGCGGGCGGTACGGAGGCGTGCGTCCACCCGCTTCCGATCGCGGCGTTCGCCAGCATGATGGCGATGAGCAAGAACAACGAGGACCCGCAGTCCGCTTCGCGCCCCTACGACACGGCGCGGGACGGTTTTGTGATGGGCGAGGGCTCGGGCGTGGTGGTTCTGGAGTCCGCCGAGCACGCCGAGCGCCGTGGCGCGCGGGTGTACTGCGAGGTCATCGGCCAGGGCCTGTCGGCCGACAGCCACCACATCGCGCAGCCCGAGCCGACCGGCCGGGGGATCGCGGCGGCGCTGGAGCACCTCCAGGAGACGACGGACTTCGATCCGAAGGAACTGGCCCACGTCAACGCGCACGCCACCTCGACGCCGCAGGGCGACGTCGCGGAGATCAAGGCGATGCGCAAGGTGCTGGGCGAGGACCTGGACCACGCGGCCATCTCGGCGACCAAGTCGATGACCGGTCATCTGCTCGGTGGCGCGGGCGGCGTGGAGACGGTGGCCACCGTCCTGGCGCTGCACAACCGGCTGGCTCCGGCCACGCTCAACCTGGACGAGGTGGACCCGGAGGTGGCGGACGCCGACATCGTCCGCGGCGCTCCCCGGGAACTGCCGCAGGGCCGGATCGCCGCGCTGAACAACTCGTTCGGCTTCGGCGGCCACAACGTGGTGCTCGCACTGCGCTCGAACTGA
- a CDS encoding LysE family translocator codes for MTGFALAILPLVITPGASLALLIRHVTEGGRRRALPVILGTATGLYVHASLAVAGLAALVMRSEAAFTVVRIAGACYLAGLGAWTWWSATRAVPAAAGGGRVRWNSAYPQALFANLLNPKAASVFLTLVPQFVTTDRPLGGQILALATVQVVMVGLWLLGWALLMRRAAPYLESARVRGAVGRVTGGVLIVLGVRGLVGW; via the coding sequence GTGACGGGGTTCGCGCTGGCGATCCTCCCGCTGGTCATCACGCCCGGAGCCAGCCTGGCGCTGCTCATCCGGCATGTCACCGAGGGCGGCCGGCGGCGGGCGCTGCCGGTGATCCTGGGGACGGCCACCGGGCTGTACGTCCATGCCTCGCTCGCCGTGGCCGGTCTGGCGGCCCTGGTGATGCGCTCGGAGGCGGCGTTCACCGTGGTCAGGATCGCCGGCGCCTGCTACCTCGCCGGGCTGGGGGCGTGGACGTGGTGGTCGGCCACCCGCGCCGTGCCCGCTGCGGCCGGTGGCGGCCGGGTGCGGTGGAACTCCGCCTACCCGCAGGCGCTGTTCGCCAATCTCCTCAACCCCAAGGCGGCCTCGGTCTTCCTCACGCTGGTGCCGCAGTTCGTCACGACCGACCGACCGCTGGGGGGTCAGATCCTCGCGCTGGCCACCGTGCAGGTGGTGATGGTCGGCCTGTGGCTGCTGGGCTGGGCGCTGCTGATGCGGCGGGCCGCCCCCTACCTGGAGAGCGCGCGGGTGCGCGGGGCGGTCGGCCGGGTCACCGGCGGGGTGCTCATCGTGCTCGGGGTGCGAGGGCTGGTCGGCTGGTGA
- a CDS encoding metallophosphoesterase, whose translation MLLAQISDLHLDGTERATERATRVMEHLRALPRPVDTLLVTGDIADHGTPEEYAEATRILKAPFPVLTCPGNHDVRAPYERELGPGNQVHHFGEVAVLMCDVTLEGEDEGHLSPETAAWIDRTLGALAPGTRALIAFHQPPVALHHPLPDAHRLTNPGDLAALLDAHPEVIAVLTGHAHTAAASVFAGRPLLVSPAVTWTLRMPWEGDRPADREQPPGLAYHLLDDEGRLTTHFRVIP comes from the coding sequence CTGCTGCTCGCCCAGATCAGTGATCTGCACCTGGACGGAACCGAGCGCGCGACCGAACGGGCCACCCGGGTCATGGAGCATCTGCGCGCCCTGCCCCGCCCCGTCGACACGCTGCTGGTCACCGGCGACATCGCCGACCACGGAACGCCCGAGGAGTACGCGGAGGCCACCCGGATCCTCAAGGCGCCGTTCCCGGTGCTGACCTGCCCCGGCAACCACGACGTCCGCGCCCCGTACGAGCGGGAACTGGGCCCCGGCAACCAGGTTCACCACTTCGGGGAGGTCGCCGTTCTGATGTGTGATGTCACCCTTGAGGGTGAGGACGAGGGGCACCTGTCCCCGGAGACAGCCGCGTGGATCGACCGCACCCTCGGCGCTCTGGCACCGGGCACCCGGGCACTGATCGCCTTCCACCAGCCGCCCGTCGCGCTGCACCACCCGCTGCCGGACGCCCACCGGCTCACCAACCCTGGCGACCTCGCGGCCCTCCTCGACGCCCATCCCGAGGTCATCGCCGTCCTGACCGGGCACGCGCACACCGCCGCCGCCTCGGTCTTCGCCGGGCGCCCGCTCCTGGTGTCCCCGGCCGTCACCTGGACGCTGCGGATGCCCTGGGAGGGCGACCGCCCGGCCGACCGGGAGCAGCCGCCCGGGCTCGCCTACCACCTCCTCGACGACGAGGGGCGGCTGACCACGCACTTCCGCGTCATCCCGTGA
- a CDS encoding ABATE domain-containing protein, with protein MERWPALDLASTIRHDGSGGVCDDLATVEGLARWLTELPGAGGTAGEPALPVQGVGASEELRLRITGLRAAARALFARTVSPGPASPADAHRLMPHEEALARLNAAAALEPVAPQLDWPAGGVPAATVLPSAADPDARLLAALARATITFLAGPERERLRACTAPRCVRYFVKSHGRQEWCKPSCADRARAARHYRRRVSSSG; from the coding sequence ATGGAACGCTGGCCGGCCCTGGACCTGGCGAGCACGATCCGGCACGACGGCTCCGGCGGGGTGTGCGACGACCTGGCCACCGTCGAAGGGCTCGCGCGGTGGCTGACGGAGCTGCCCGGGGCGGGCGGGACGGCCGGGGAGCCCGCGCTGCCCGTCCAAGGCGTCGGCGCGAGCGAGGAGTTGCGGCTGCGGATCACCGGCCTGCGGGCGGCGGCACGGGCCCTGTTCGCCCGTACCGTCAGCCCCGGCCCGGCCAGCCCGGCGGACGCCCACCGGCTCATGCCGCACGAGGAGGCGCTGGCCCGGCTCAACGCCGCCGCCGCGCTGGAGCCCGTCGCCCCCCAACTGGACTGGCCCGCCGGGGGCGTTCCGGCGGCGACCGTACTGCCCTCGGCCGCCGACCCGGACGCCCGGCTGCTCGCCGCCCTGGCCCGCGCGACGATCACCTTCCTCGCCGGCCCCGAGCGGGAGCGGCTGCGCGCCTGCACGGCCCCGCGCTGCGTGCGGTACTTCGTCAAGAGCCACGGCCGCCAGGAGTGGTGCAAGCCGTCCTGCGCCGACCGGGCCCGCGCCGCCCGCCATTACCGGCGCCGGGTCAGTTCTTCCGGATGA
- a CDS encoding bifunctional helix-turn-helix transcriptional regulator/GNAT family N-acetyltransferase, with translation MLERPQIEQVRRFNRTITERVGVLHDHYLGRDRPIGEARLLWEIGERGSDVRRLRERLGLDSGYVSRLLRALETAGLVTVEPLPSDKRVRTVRLTGAGRTELDELDRRSDEMAGSLLEPLNTSQRARLVSALAEAERLLTAGTVSLDPVDPDHPDAQHCLRSFFAELGERLDTGFDPARSLLPDAGELRAPRGVFLVARLHGEPVGCAGLKLPADAPAEVKRMWVSPATRGLGLARRFLTELEARAAGHGYDTLRLDTNKVLTEAIRLYHAYGFTEVPAFNAEPYAHHWFEKRITAGEPV, from the coding sequence ATGCTGGAGAGGCCCCAGATCGAACAAGTCCGCCGGTTCAACCGGACCATCACCGAGCGTGTCGGCGTGCTCCACGACCATTACCTGGGCCGTGACCGCCCCATCGGCGAGGCGCGGCTGCTGTGGGAGATCGGCGAGCGCGGCTCCGACGTACGGCGGCTGCGCGAGCGCCTCGGGCTCGACTCGGGCTACGTCAGCCGGCTGCTGCGCGCGCTGGAGACGGCGGGCCTGGTGACGGTGGAACCCCTGCCGTCCGACAAGCGGGTCCGCACCGTGCGCCTCACCGGCGCCGGCCGCACCGAACTGGACGAACTCGACCGCCGCAGCGACGAGATGGCCGGCTCGCTGCTCGAACCCCTGAACACCTCCCAGCGCGCACGACTGGTCTCCGCCCTGGCCGAGGCCGAACGGCTGCTCACCGCGGGAACCGTCTCCCTCGACCCCGTGGACCCGGATCATCCCGACGCCCAGCACTGCCTGCGTTCCTTCTTCGCCGAGCTGGGCGAACGCCTGGACACCGGCTTCGACCCCGCCCGCAGCCTGCTCCCCGACGCGGGCGAACTCCGCGCGCCGCGCGGCGTGTTCCTGGTGGCCCGGCTGCACGGCGAACCCGTCGGCTGCGCCGGCCTCAAGCTCCCGGCCGACGCCCCCGCCGAGGTCAAGCGGATGTGGGTCTCCCCCGCCACCCGGGGCCTGGGGCTGGCCCGCCGCTTCCTCACCGAACTGGAGGCGCGCGCGGCCGGGCATGGCTACGACACCCTCCGGCTGGACACCAACAAGGTTCTGACGGAGGCGATCCGGCTCTATCACGCGTACGGCTTCACCGAGGTCCCCGCCTTCAACGCCGAGCCGTACGCCCACCACTGGTTCGAGAAGCGCATCACCGCGGGCGAGCCGGTCTGA
- a CDS encoding lasso peptide biosynthesis PqqD family chaperone → MTAPAPASIALRPGITPATTGDTMVLLDERAGKYWQINPTGTLVLRHLLDGATPEQAAAALAREHPGAVHAEADVADLLATLREKRLLAS, encoded by the coding sequence ATGACCGCACCCGCACCCGCCTCCATCGCCCTGCGTCCGGGCATCACCCCGGCGACCACCGGCGACACCATGGTCCTGCTCGACGAACGCGCCGGAAAGTACTGGCAGATCAACCCCACCGGCACCCTCGTGCTGCGCCATCTCCTCGACGGTGCCACTCCCGAGCAGGCCGCCGCGGCCCTGGCGCGCGAACACCCTGGAGCCGTCCACGCGGAGGCGGACGTGGCCGACCTGCTCGCCACCCTGCGGGAAAAAAGACTGCTGGCGAGCTGA
- a CDS encoding lasso peptide biosynthesis B2 protein, whose product MTENGRPGPPHRALALLCAVAARPLARAGPYRIRRVLELLRRGARPATAEQVAAARHAVVTASARCAAARSCLPRSLATALLCRARGVWPTWCTGVRTEPFGAHAWVAVDGAPIGEPPHDTGYTPVITVPPLPRGP is encoded by the coding sequence ATGACCGAGAACGGCCGCCCCGGCCCGCCCCACCGCGCCCTGGCCCTGCTGTGCGCGGTGGCCGCCCGGCCTCTGGCGCGGGCCGGGCCGTACCGCATCCGCCGCGTCCTGGAGCTGCTCCGCAGGGGCGCGCGGCCGGCCACGGCGGAGCAGGTGGCCGCGGCCCGGCACGCGGTGGTCACGGCGAGCGCGCGCTGCGCCGCCGCCCGCAGCTGTCTGCCGCGCTCCCTCGCCACCGCACTGCTGTGCCGGGCGCGCGGGGTGTGGCCCACCTGGTGCACGGGGGTGCGTACGGAACCGTTCGGCGCCCACGCCTGGGTGGCCGTCGACGGCGCCCCGATCGGCGAACCCCCGCACGACACGGGCTACACCCCCGTCATCACCGTTCCGCCGCTGCCGCGCGGACCGTGA